taatatttagaatAGTAATGTTTAGAATTTTTGCCTTGAGTAAAGTTTgcctttaatttttcatattgtccttaatatattttatcaagGTTAGTGCTAATGTCATAAAACAAGCTGGAAAATGTTCcctctttttctattctctttgaGAGTCTGTGAAATAGTGAAACCATACCAGTTTAATCGAAAGGATTTAATATAGGGAATTGTGTAGGCAAGTATTAGAGaaccaaaaaggcaaaggggGAACTTTGGTAACACAGAGATAGTAAATACCACCCCTaggatgaagaaaggaaggaaggagtttgGGTTATTAAAAACTACAGACTTGGGAGATGGACTAACAAAGCTGGGATCCAGAGTTTGGAGGAAAGGAACTACACAGCTGTGCAGATACTTCAGGCGTCGCACAAAAGAATTACAGTCAGGGTTTAGTTCTCTTGGAAAAGTTGTTTTACTTCTAGTTAGTCTTACAGAAACTATCTCTTAAGATATTTCACTTCTACCTATGAGAAAATTATCTTAATGTACTGAATTTGTTGGGACAAGACTCTTCAGCACCATATGTAAACCTACACCATCCATAATGCAAATAGTACTCTCTGCATGTCAGGGAGCCACTGGCTGTTTTCCAAAAATTTGCTGAGTTCTTTCATTCCTTTATGTCTCCTTTCTTACTTTCTATAATTTCAATGTGATTTCAAGAGTATCATATAATAAATGCATACAATCAATAAACTAACTTTAACTAGCAATCATATATAAAATTAGCTTTTTAGTTACAGATTGTTTTAATATCTATTGAATTATTCactatagaataaaaattattataaaattcatttgtaattttaaatatttattatatatctcattttaatatcaatatttgttttataggttcaaaggagaaaattaaacatgaaaattaaaattgagttATAATCATGTATTGATGTAAAACATACCAGTAAAAAAGATGTCTGAAAAGGAGGGTACTTCAGAAGAGCTAGAAGATACCACTAGTCAACTTAGGACAGAATCTACATCATGGGCAATGGAACCtgaatttattaaagaaacatcAAATTCATTAGCGGAACCTTATGTTGGGAAACCTTCCAACCAGATTTGTGAAACAAATCCTAGAAATGATGAATTAGGCATACATGATGATGCATCAACACTGTCCCTTGAAAATAAGTCTAAGAGAGatgaagaacaaaggaaaactCTTCAATTTTCTGATACAATCACTACATATAAAAGCTTGCAGTTGAAAAGTGATATTCCACAAAGTCCACCATTATCAGTAACGGGGATGGTCGCTGGGTATCAGGCTTTCCCTGGCTTCTTATCTCATGAAACATTAGAAACAATTAGTCCACAGCTCTCTGAAGAGTATCAGAAAGGACTAGATTTAGGATCAGATAACTTTACAGTTAACCTCAAGGCCAAGGGTTTACAAGAATTCCctaaggacattttaaaaaacaaatatgtaaaatacctATATTTGGACAAGAACCATATCAAAAGTTTTAAAGGGGCAGACTCAGGTGACCTGTTGGGACTTGAAATTCTGTCCTTGCAAGAAAATGGGTTATCATCACTTCCACCTGAAATTCAGTTACTTCATAATTTAAGGATATTAAATGTCAGTCACAATCAAATATCACATATACCTAAAGAAATATCACATCTTAGGAATATCAGGCAACTCTTTTTTAATGACAATTACATTGAGAATTTTCCTTCTGGCTTAGAAAGTCTTGGAAACTTGGAAATTTTAAGTCTGGCTAAAAATAAGTTAAGTCATATACCAGATACTCTGTCtagttttaaaaacttgaagGTTCTCAATCTGGAATATAATCAGTTAACAATATTTCCTAAAGTTCTGTGCTTCCTTCCAAAGTTAATTTCACTAATCCTTACTGGAAACCTGATAAGCAGTTTGCCAAAAGAAATTAGGGAgcttaaaaatctagaaaacctTCTGCTGGATCATAATAAACTTACTTTTTTGGCTGTGGAAATTTTTCAATTGTTCAAGATGAAAGAGCTCCAACTAACTGACAATAAACTGGAAGTTATTTCACACAAAATCGAGAATTTTAAGGAACTCAAAATTCTAATACttgataaaaatttattgaaagaaattcCAGAGAAAATTTCCCACTGCATAATGTTGGAATGTCTTAGCCTTAGTTATAATAAATTAACGGGACTTCCTAAGAACATCTATAAGCTCAAAAATTTAAGAGAACTCtatgtaaacaaaaataatatagtgAGAATACCTGAAGATATCTCACAtcttcataatattttcattctAGAATTTTCAGGAAATATAATCACAGATGTTCCCATTGAAgtgaaaaattgcaaaaaaataaCTAAAGTTGAATTgagttataataaaataatgtattttccaGTAGGTTTGTGTGCTTTAGATTTTCTTAATTATCTGAATTTTAATGGaaattatatttcagaaataCCTGTAGATATATCTTTTAGTAAACAACTACTTAATttagagttaaataaaaataaactactcaAATTTTCTGAACACTTATGTTCTCTTATTAATCTTGAATATCTGGATCTTGGTGAAAACCAAATAAGGAAAATTCCACCATCTATCTCCAATATGGTATCACTCCATGTTCTTATTTTATGCTGTAATAAATTTGAAGCTTTCCCTATAGAAGTGTGTACTTTAGAAAATCTGCAAGTACTTGATCTTTCAGTAAATCAAATACAGAATATCCCTTCAGATATCTGTAACCtaaaaagaatccagaaatttAACATCTCAAGCaatcaatttatatattttcctattgaACTGTGCCAACTTCAATCATTGGAAGAGCTGAATATAAGTCAGATGAATGGAAGAAAGGTAAGAGACCGATATTTTGGGCTTTGGAGGGAATTTGGCACTGGAGGGGATTAGAATCTAAATTGTAgtatatgtgtgttttaaatttagctggaatattttattttttaaagaaatagggttttttttttaaccccaaacatggttttatttatttatttatttatttttaaaagattttatttgtttatttgacagagagagatcacaagtaggcagagaggcaggcagagagagagagagagaggaggaggaagcaggctccccgctgagcagagagcccgatgtgggactggatcccaggatcccaagatcatgacctgagccgaaagcagcggcttaacccactgagccacccaggcgccccccaaacatggttttaaagtatatttctcAACAGGAAAGCTTCGTaggaaagtattttattaaaatgaaattacaatgAACTAAAGTTGACAattttgtagatttctttttatttcagtttaattgtaaaagaagttttaaagttATGAATTATAATGTAAACACATTATTGAAAATTTAGGAAattgagaaatgaaattttaaaaaatcattccagAAGCTTACCATTGTAATGTAACTATTGGTCAATGATCATATGTTGATACACcttacttttactattttttttatgtttatggtTTTATAAGCAAGTATAAAAAGATTCtacattcaattttaattttagtttcttctcttttcacttaatataagTATTTCCccataatataatataaacttCCCAATAATTGTTATAGCTAATACATGATATATGTAACTAATCATCTTTTGTTAAGTATTTAGGGATGCTGTAATTTTTCATCATCATATTTAATGCTGTGATGAACTGCTTCATAAACATAACCTTTTCCACATTTTACTATTTCCTTAGAGAATTTTCCTTAAAGAATTGCTAGATCAACATGAATAAATGTTCTTATAGTTTAGCTTCTTATTTTACTTGAACTGTAAGAATGAATTTTatggaaatagtttttaaaaatc
Above is a genomic segment from Mustela nigripes isolate SB6536 chromosome 4, MUSNIG.SB6536, whole genome shotgun sequence containing:
- the LRRD1 gene encoding leucine-rich repeat and death domain-containing protein 1; the encoded protein is MSEKEGTSEELEDTTSQLRTESTSWAMEPEFIKETSNSLAEPYVGKPSNQICETNPRNDELGIHDDASTLSLENKSKRDEEQRKTLQFSDTITTYKSLQLKSDIPQSPPLSVTGMVAGYQAFPGFLSHETLETISPQLSEEYQKGLDLGSDNFTVNLKAKGLQEFPKDILKNKYVKYLYLDKNHIKSFKGADSGDLLGLEILSLQENGLSSLPPEIQLLHNLRILNVSHNQISHIPKEISHLRNIRQLFFNDNYIENFPSGLESLGNLEILSLAKNKLSHIPDTLSSFKNLKVLNLEYNQLTIFPKVLCFLPKLISLILTGNLISSLPKEIRELKNLENLLLDHNKLTFLAVEIFQLFKMKELQLTDNKLEVISHKIENFKELKILILDKNLLKEIPEKISHCIMLECLSLSYNKLTGLPKNIYKLKNLRELYVNKNNIVRIPEDISHLHNIFILEFSGNIITDVPIEVKNCKKITKVELSYNKIMYFPVGLCALDFLNYLNFNGNYISEIPVDISFSKQLLNLELNKNKLLKFSEHLCSLINLEYLDLGENQIRKIPPSISNMVSLHVLILCCNKFEAFPIEVCTLENLQVLDLSVNQIQNIPSDICNLKRIQKFNISSNQFIYFPIELCQLQSLEELNISQMNGRKLTRLPEELSTMTQLKRLDISNNAIREIPRNIGELRSLVSLNAHNNQISYLPPSFLCLNDLQQLNLSGNNLTVLPNGIHNLFSLKEINFDDNPLLRPPMEICKGKQLYTIAHYLQRADQRDEKILEKIFNIVANNITETSFKFLCQKLNLVISETDISSKSTVSLSERVRQALDRWKTDSNNLSLTTDALRDQLTRALTMIGAYEIMDKITALKLFTCAIKF